In the Colletotrichum lupini chromosome 1, complete sequence genome, one interval contains:
- a CDS encoding MJ0936 family phosphodiesterase codes for MAFLILVIGDLHIPDRALDIPPKFKKLLAPGKIGQTLCLGNLTDKHTYEYLRTIAPDLKIVKGRFDVEATSLPLTQVVTHGSLRIGFLEGFTLVSNEPDLLLAEANKLDVDVLCWGGTHKFDAFEYMDKFFVNPGSATGAFTAGWGKDGEEPVPSFCLMDPVQVQGISLTLYVYQLRKDDKGNENVAVEKVTYTKPVEPSAAA; via the exons ATGGCGTTCTTAATTCTAGTTATTGGCGACCTCCACATCCCAGATCGCGCCCTCGATATCCCCCCAAAG TTCAAGAAGCTCCTCGCCCCAGGAAAGATCGGCCAGACCCTCTGCCTGGGCAACTTGACAGACAAGCACACGTACGAGTACCTCCGCACCATCGCCCCGGACCTCAAGATCGTAAAGGGCCGCTTCGACGTCGAGGCCACCAGCCTGCCCCTCACCCAGGTCGTCACCCACGGCTCCCTGCGCATCGGCTTCCTCGAGGGCTTCACCCTCGTCTCCAACGAGCCCgacctcctcctcgccgAGGCCAACAAGCTCGACGTCGACGTCCTCTGCTGGGGCGGCACCCACAAGTTCGACGCCTTTGAGTACATGGACAAGTTCTTCGTCAACCCAGGCAGCGCCACGGGCGCCTTCACCGCGGGCTGGGGCAAGGACGGGGAGGAGCCCGTCCCCAGCTTCTGTTTGATGGAC CCAGTCCAGGTGCAAGGGATTTCTCTTACTCTCTACGTATACCAACTACGGAAAGACGACAAAGGCAACGAGAATGTTGCTGTAGAAAAGGTGACATACACGAAGCCTGTGGAACCATCGGCAGCAGCATGA
- a CDS encoding alanine-glyoxylate aminotransferase: protein MSSQPPHSTLLIPGPIEFDDAVLQSMSHYSESHVGPGFVNTFGETLSMLRQLFITKDPSAQPFVISGSGTLGWDLVAANLVEAGEDVLVLATGYFSNGFTDCFKTYGANVTELRAPVGSRPQLPEIEKALSEKKYKVLTVTHVDTSTAVLSELKELTALVKKVSPETLVIVDGVCSVGVEEIQFDKWKLDGVITASQKAIGVPAGLSISMFSGAAMKAFAQRKTPPASYFASFKNWTPVMQNYEAKKPSYFATPSPQLIHALHTGLTQILSKPLSERFARHKEVSDKVKKAVADLGLKQVAANPDDQAHGMTAIYLPDSVKATDVLPSLAKKGIIFAGGIHKEIQPKYIRFGHMGVSVTDPNRKDIDNAIKALQDSLFEVGYKKE from the exons ATGTCTTCTCAACCACCTCACTCGACCCTCCTCATCCCGGGGCCCATCGAATTCGACGATGCCGTCCTCCAGTCCATGAGCCACTACAG TGAGAGCCATGTCGGTCCCGGTTTCGTAAACACCTTTGGCGAGACGCTGTCCATGCTGCGCCAGCTCTTCATCACCAAGGACCCCTCAGCGCAACCCTTTGTCATCTCTGGCTCCGGTACCCTCGGCTGGGACCTCGTTGCCGCCAACCTCGTCGAGGCCGGTGAGGACGTCCTTGTCCTCGCCACCGGCTACTTCAGCAATGGCTTCACGGACTGCTTCAAGACCTACGGCGCCAACGTCACCGAGCTGAGAGCCCCCGTCGGATCCCGCCCCCAGCTCCCCGAGATCGAGAAGGCCCTGTCCGAGAAGAAGTACAAGGTCCTGACCGTCACCCACGTCGATACGTCCACCGCCGTGCTGAGTGAGCTCAAGGAGTTGACCGCCTTGGTCAAGAAGGTCTCCCCCGAGACCCTCGTCATCGTCGACGGTGTCTGCAGTGTCGGTGTTGAGGAGATACAGTTTGACAAGTGGAAGCTCGATGGTGTCATTACCGCCAGCCAAAAGGCTATTGGCGTCCCTGCCGGTCTGTCGATTTCCATGTTCAGCGGTGCGGCCATGAAGGCGTTTGCCCAGCGCAAGACTCCCCCGGCGTCGTACTTTGCTTCGTTCAAGAACTGGACCCCTG TTATGCAAAACTACGAGGCCAAGAAGCCCTCTTACTTTGCGACACCCTCGCCCCAACTGATTCACGCCCTGCACACCGGCCTCACCCAGATCCTCTCCAAGCCCCTGTCCGAGCGGTTCGCCAGGCACAAGGAGGTTTCCGACAAGGTCAAGAAGGCTGTCGCAGACCTTGGACTGAAGCAGGTTGCCGCCAACCCCGACGACCAGGCCCACGGCATGACCGCCATCTACCTCCCCGACAGCGTCAAGGCGACCGACGTGCTGCCTAGCCTCGCCAAGAAGGGCATCATTTTCGCCGGCGGTATTCACAAGGAGATTCAGCCCAAGTACATCCGTTTCGGACACATGGGTGTCAGCGTGACAGACCCCAACCGCAAGGATATCGACAATGCGATCAAGGCTTTGCAGGACAGTTTGTTTGAAGTTGGCTACAAAAAGGAGTAG
- a CDS encoding shugoshin: protein MARLNEPPVSTDSIDTLRRKLLRQNRDLARANAVHLNRIHNLEADYSRSLSENLQLNGRIIELEKELEDSNARRIADHALDIRSRLESQLMDCMSLLSNLGQEPPTKRHASPRGRRISRASLPRGSPPQRRPPREPVKDTEARALQEGRLPPITENKSYPRATLDRDQILALCSEAADTTDATDNADTTDSPELGPPPMSRFVDADSVDIGSPRQPLSATEPQAATNSSPVKSPSPAPVVAPAPVSRTTQKPERNVIVRPDPATKTEDARPDAKHPPKETPILPPVLPIVVKAGSKRKHSMGDDLAKVTKPPIQPSKSKEFEQRPLEAREQPSGQTLKELANRRREARERMSAPVNSRKPLSAKSTNDDMASPVKSSKDAANDSKVAPEKPKPRAASQRAAQKIREAEAESRPEPEPVEVVIATVPSPAPTVDVLPSTETVPIEAALLSPASPEPASRMSLPSVRDTPPPNDISSQGETSRPSRRARASVSYAEPNLRDKMRRPTKELYDAVTGQTRYLQRSGSASSDPSASDAAPTTKRESSDDATWQQIAAAASPSVISRQGQKSPHEPIDKPMSPERLLAVAKPLRKKRSSAMMSGSISEGEGQRPFQQKASSSTAPEKTPSRQSTLSPEREADPYEFPASTPASDTFRVVDTKDLTLPARQSKSSRRASSTTRDDFRGEGAEVSQRPKSGGPRKRASMVLPKRNRAEAECVEDSSFESVESSSDFQETNSKVTGVFFGVGYVVKYHSPCFV, encoded by the exons ATGGCCCGACTAAACGAACCCCCCGTATCTACAGATAGCATCGACACGC TACGCAGGAAGCTATTGCGCCAAAACAGAGACCTTGCCAGAGCAAACGCCGTTCACTTGAATCGCATCCACAACCTCGAAGCAGATTATTCTCGTTCCCTGTCAGAAAACCTCCAGCTGAATGGCCGAATTATTGAGCTGGAGAAGGAGCTCGAAGATAGCAATGCTCGGAGGATAGCAGACCATGCCCTGGACATCAGATCCAGACTCGAATCCCAGTTGATGGACTGCATGTCGCTCCTTTCCAATCTCGGCCAAGAACCTCCCACGAAAAGACACGCGAGCCCTCGAGGCAGACGGATTTCCAGAGCAAGTCTGCCGCGTGGCAGCCCTCCCCAGAGACGGCCGCCACGCGAGCCAGTAAAGGACACAGAGGCTCGAGCGCTGCAAGAGGGCCGCCTACCGCCTATCACAGAGAACAAATCGTATCCAAGGGCAACACTTGA CCGTGACCAAATCCTCGCTCTGTGCTCAGAAGCCGCCGATACGACAGATGCAACAGACAACGCCGATACCACTGATTCCCCCGAACTTGGTCCTCCACCAATGTCACGATTCGTCGATGCAGACTCCGTTGACATCGGATCCCCTCGTCAACCCCTGAGTGCCACAGAGCCGCAGGCAGCCACAAACAGCTCGCCGGTAAAATCACCATCACCAGCGCCAGTAGTAGCTCCAGCACCCGTATCCCGAACGACACAGAAGCCCGAGAGAAATGTCATTGTGCGGCCCGATCCTGCGACCAAGACGGAAGACGCCAGACCCGATGCCAAGCACCCACCCAAGGAGACTCCCATCTTGCCCCCCGTGCTTCCGATTGTCGTCAAAGCTGGATCAAAGAGAAAGCATAGCATGGGAGACGACCTTGCCAAAGTCACAAAACCTCCCATCCAACCATCGAAGTCAAAAGAATTCGAGCAGCGCCCGCTTGAGGCACGCGAGCAACCTAGCGGACAGACGCTGAAAGAGCTCGCCAACAGACGCCGTGAGGCTAGAGAACGAATGTCGGCACCAGTCAACTCGAGAAAGCCATTGTCGGCCAAGAGCACGAATGACGACATGGCTTCGCCTGTGAAGAGCTCCAAAGACGCAGCGAATGACTCTAAGGTCGCCCCTGAAAAGCCGAAGCCGCGCGCCGCAAGCCAGAGGGCTGCGCAGAAGATTAGAGAAGCCGAGGCCGAATCCAGACCCGAGCCTGAGCCAGTCGAAGTTGTCATTGCCACAGTGCCATCACCAGCACCCACTGTCGACGTTCTGCCGAGTACAGAAACGGTACCCATCGAAGCTGCTCTCCTATCACCAGCATCCCCTGAGCCAGCGTCTAGAATGAGCCTGCCGAGTGTTCGGGATACGCCGCCGCCAAACGACATCTCTTCCCAGGGCGAAACTTCACGGCCAAGTAGGAGGGCGCGCGCTTCGGTCAGCTACGCAGAACCGAACCTGCGTGACAAGATGCGACGCCCTACGAAGGAACTTTATGACGCCGTTACTGGTCAGACGAGGTACCTTCAGCGTAGTGGCAGCGCCAGTTCAGATCCATCTGCATCGGATGCGGCACCAACAACCAAACGCGAATCTAGTGACGATGCTACGTGGCAACAGATTGCGGCTGCTGCTTCGCCGTCTGTAATCAGCCGGCAAGGTCAGAAGAGCCCCCACGAGCCCATCGACAAACCGATGTCGCCGGAACGACTTCTCGCCGTGGCTAAACCACTTCGTAAGAAACGGTCGTCCGCCATGATGTCGGGCTCGATCAGTGAGGGCGAAGGACAGAGGCCTTTCCAACAAAAGGCTAGCAGCTCGACTGCCCCAGAGAAGACACCCAGCCGCCAATCGACATTATCGCCCGAGAGGGAGGCTGATCCCTATGAGTTCCCCGCCTCAACACCGGCTAGCGACACGTTTCGGGTTGTCGATACAAAGGACCTCACTTTGCCAGCGCGACAGTCCAAATCATCAAGACGGGCGTCGTCTACAACGAGGGACGACTTCAGAGGGGAGGGGGCAGAAGTGAGCCAGCGACCCAAGTCCGGTGGGCCCAGAAAGAGAGCGTCGATGGTCTTGCCCAAAAGAAATCGCGCAGAAGCAGAATGTGTCGAAGATAGCAGCTTCGAGAGTGTGGAGAGCAGCAGCGACTTTCAGGAAACAAATTCCAAAGT CACTGGTGTTTTTTTTGGAGTTGGATACGTTGTCAAATACCATTCTCCTTGTTTTGTCTAA